The DNA sequence CTCGAAAACATCCAGAGCGGCGCCGGCTACCTTACCGGAATCAAGAGCTCTTTTTAGTTCTTTTTCTTCAATGAGTCCGCCGCGCGCGCAATTAATTATGCGAACGCCTTTTTTCATCTTTGCAATGGATTTTTTGTTGATTATGTATTTCGTGTCTTCGTTCAGCGGCATATGAAGCGTAATATAATCGACTTCGCCTAATAGTTTATTGAACTCTGCCGGTTTCATCCCGTTCTCTTCGATGACCTCATTAGAGACATACGGATCGTAAACCTGTACTTCCATCTCGAAAGCATTCGCCCTCAAGGCGACTTCCTTTCCCACTTTTCCGAATCCCACTACGCCCAGCTTCTTGTTCTTTAATTCCGTTCCGGTTAAGGCTGCGCGTTCCCATCTGCCCTCTTTGACGCTCTTGTCCGCATAAGCTACATTTCTTGACAAAGCCAGCATAAGCGCCATAGTGTGTTCAGCGGCAGCATTCGAGTTCACACCGGGAACGTTCATGACTACTATCCCCTTTTTCGTAGCGGCATCAATGTCGATGTTGTCAACACCCACGCCTGCGCGGCAAATCACCTTTAAACGTTTCGCAGCTTCGATCAGTTCCGAACTGACCGAAGTGCCGCTTCTGACTATGTGAGCGTCGACGTCCCTAACGGCTTCTAACAACTCCGCCGGGTTGAGATCAGGTTTGATTATGATCTCGAAGTCATCCGATTCCTTCAACAGATCGATGCCCTCGTCGGAGATCGGATCTGTTATCAATACCTTAAAACTCATTGCAGCTCTTCTAAGGTGGAATCGAGAACCGTTATCAACTCGTCAATATCGTCGGGAGTTACGTCGCCCATGTGCGCTATCCTGAAAGTTTCCTCTTTTAACTTTCCATAACCGTTCGCGATAGCGTATCCCTTTTCGCTTAATTTCGCTATGAACCTTGATACGTCAATTCCCTGATTATTTTTAATACATGTTATGGTCGGTGAACGGAATCCTTCCTCAGAGAAGAGATCGAAGTGCTTTCCAGCCCATCCTCTCACTTTGTCAGCCATTGCCCGGTGTCTTTCAAATCTGTTCTCCAACCCTTCCTCAATAATATCATCTATCTGCATCGAAAGAGCGTACATGTGAGGTATTGAGGCTGTGGACAGCGTCTGGGAGCGTTTGTGATATTTTTCAAAAACCATGAAATCAAGATAATATCCCTTATTTACAGCTTCTTTCGAGCGTTCAAGCGCTCTCTCCGAAACCGTGGCTACTGCAAACCCGGGGGGAAGCGCCCACGCTTTCTGTACGCTGGCAAAACAGACGTCCAGCTTCCATTCATCTACTTCTAATTCCGTTCCAACCATCGAAGAAACGGCATCCACGAGCAATGCAACGTCATCTCGACCGTTTACGACCTCTGCGATTTCCCTGAGATCGTTTATCACGCCGGTGGAAGTTTCGTTGTGAGTGACGCAAACGGCATCGTAATCGCCTTTTGAAAGAGCCTCCTCAACCATCTCGGGTTTTATTGCCTTTCCCCATTCCACTTCTAAAGCAACCGCTTCTTTCCCGCAGCTTAATGCTATGTCGTGCCACAGCTTTCCGAAACTTCCGCAGATAAGATTCAAACATCTTTTCCTGACAACGTTCCGTATCGCCGCTTCCATAAGACCCGTAGCCGTCGAGGAAGAGAGATAAACCCTGCCGCCGGTATTCAATATCCGGGCGATCCCCCCGACTATCTTCTCATACAACACCGACATTTCCTTTGAACGATGGCCTATCGTAGGTCCCAGCATCGCTTGCTTGATTTCTTCACGGACATAGACGGGACCGGGGAGAAAAAATTTTGCGGCTGCGTTCACACCCTTTTCACTACGCTGTCGGAAAGTAGGGCGATTCCACGTTCTATCAACTCCCTGAAAGTTCCCTTTGTATATTGCTCCAATTCGTTCTCTTCCATCAAAAGCGGGATTAACGGCGCGAAACTGTTGCACTCAATGTAGATTTCGGATGCGTCAAGTACCTTTTTTCTCTTTACGGCTCCCCCGTATCCGATAAACAGATCGACCTCGCCAATCGCCTCTATATCATTTGATCCATCGCCTATGAGCACCGATGAACCGTGATTTTCTTTTATCTGCTTTACCACCCTGCTTTTTCCTCCTTTGGCAACCAACGGAGAGGACTTATCGAACCCTTCGTATTCTCCCGCCTGATTGAAGTATATTTCTACGGAAAATACGTTTTTGTAGTCTATCCCGAGATAATGCGCTAAATAGTTGACAGCCGGCTGTAGAGCTCCCGTGACCATAAATACGTTCCTACCCGCTTCACTGAGCAGGTTGACCACCTCTTTAGCGTCCCTCGACAGGTTTGCGATATATAGATCCCCGAGATCCTGTACCTGTTCGAGTGTGGGATTCACAAGTTGAAGCCGTCTCTCATAAGTGTCAATCGATAGAGAAGAACTCTCCATCGACACACGGGTCAGGGATGATACTTCTTCCCAAACGTTGTTCATATCGGCAAGAAGATCGATTCCTTCCGCGTGGGTAACAGTACTGTCACAATCAAATATTACATTCTTTATCATGGGAAAAATATTGCCATTTAATCGGACGTAAATCTATCCTCATACCCTTGAAAATGCAATATTAAAAAATAAGCGTGCTTCCCGGAAATTTCGTGATTTGAAATTAATTTTAGATTAGAAAACCGAGGCTATTTACATAGCCCCGGCAAATTCAGCACTAAAGTCGTCCTAAGGCAGCCGGCGGATCATGTACGGTACTCCAAGTAACTTCGTATTTACGGCTCCTTCCGCACTGAACAGCGTACCCCAATCGATAACATCCACGAAACCGTGCCTCATTCTCCCCCGAATCAACCTTGCGCGAAACACTCCGCTGTATATATTGTCTCCGGCGATCAAGTCCACCCGCTTACCGTTGTCAAAAAGACGTTTCCTGCCCTTGTTCAATCGGCTTCGGGCGCCGTGATGAAGCAAAACCAGCTCTTGGTCGAACACACTCGAGTTTGTAAGGGTAACATAGACCTTCACGGTGTCCCCCGGTTCAAATGCAGGCAGGTTAGTCCATGAGAAAAACATATTTAGTGGATCGTCTACTATCATTGTATCGCCACCGGAAGAGATCATTTCCAATTTCAAAATATCAATTGTTGTGGGGTTAGAGCCGCCGACAAGAGGAGTAACCCCTATGATCCTCCAGTTCAACCTCCTGATTTCACCGTCACCTATTCTTCTAAATTTAATTTTTCTTATCGTTTCAAAATTGAACGGTTTTACGAACGTGTCTATCGACACCGTATCCGCTGATATCGATACGAGGATTATCAAATCACCCGACACAAACCCGATAGACGTGACGATTACGATCGAATCTCCTTCGATCTCCACGCTTCTCTCGAAACTGGTGCTGTCAATTCTTCTGCCTATCCTTATCGGTCTTATGGTATCAGCGGAAACTTTCAACAATCCTCCTCCGCTTGAATAGTCGATGTCTAACGCACCGCCATCGTCCAATCCCTCAATTCCCTCCAGGCTGTCAGCGTCCGCGAGAATGGCAAGGATCGCTTCTTCGACCGTGTCAAAATCATAATCGATCACATCCCGAGAATCTTCCGAACAAGCGGTCAGCTGAAAAACCATTACGAATAATATTACAGCCATTCTAACCGATATAAAACTTTTGTCCATTTACATATTCCTTCTTTCGCTTGTACTATACCTCATCCATCAGCATCGACAGATCGATAGTTTTCGGCGAATGTGTCAAAGCGCCTATTGAGATGAAGTTCACTCCAGCTTCGGCAAAAGCCCGGACGTTCTCCAGGTTTACACCTCCGGAGACTTCAATTTTCCATGATTCGGGAACATCGATTCTTATCTCTTTCACCTCTTCAGGAGTCATATTATCAAGAAGTATCCGGTTAACGCCTCTGACCATGGCTTCCTTTACCTCTTCCCTCTTTTTTACTTCCACTATCACTTCGATTAACTCTCTGTTTTTGCCTATCGCCCTGAGGACGTTGCTGACCGCCTTGCTCACTCCGCCGGCCCAGATGGCGTGATTATCCTTTACAAGAATGTGATCGAATAATCCCATTCTGTGGTTAGATCCCCCGCCGGCTCTCACGGCATATTTTTCTATGCTTCTGAGAGTAGGCGTAGTCTTCCGCGTATCGAGTATTACCGCATCGGTATTTTCAACCGCTTTCACGAATTTGTCGGTATACGAGGCTATCCCGCTCAACCTTCCGAGGAAATTCAACGCGCACCTTTCCGCCGTGAGCATCGAACTTCCATTCCCCTTTACCCGCATCAGGACAGCCTCTTTCTCAAACCTCTCTCCATCTTCAAGAAAGGATTCTATTTCAAGAGTGTCGTCGATACTGCGAAATACCGATTCCGCTATCTCAATACCGGCAAGCACTCCGTCCTCTTTTGAAATAATAGACGCTTTCGAAAATCTCGGCTCGTGAAGGACTATTTCTGTCGTGAGGTCACCGTCACCGATGTCCTCTTTTAAAGCCCTTTCTATGAGCTCTTCGACTTCCTCCATCATTTTCGCGTCAAGCTTCATCCACTACATTTCCTTTTGTTTATTCATCTCCATCCGATGACCTTTTTGTTTGTGCTGTTTCATTTTTCGCCCGTGCATCTGTTTCTTCCAGCTGTCCCATTGTTCGCCGGACAGATTGCTTTTCAGCTTGAATCGCATATTTATGTGAAGTTTCCTTTTCTCAGCCATCTTGTTTGCAATCGCGTCCGCCTGTTTGTTCAGATCTTTTTGAGAAGCGTCCTCCATCATCATCTTCTTAAAATCAAGTTCCGCTATCTCTATGTCGGCATCAATCTTGATCTGTTTCTTCTCGAAATCATGATGCAGATTTTTGATCTTCTCCATCTGTTTATCGCTGAGATTCAGCTCCTTTGCCACGGACATTATGGACATATGATGCTTCATCTGTTTGTGCTCTTTGTGCCCGCTGTCATGCGACTGAGCCATGCCTGTGGAAACTGCCAACAGCAGAACGACTGCCATCGCAATAATGTTGGTATACAATTTGGTGTTCATAACCTTCCTCCCTATCTATTGTTTCTCTTGTTTTTTCCCGGTCTCCGCCTATGAGCTTCCTGCATCATATCCATCATACGCGCTTTAAACCGGTGCCGGAAAACCATAAATTTCGCGCGTTGTTCTGTGGAAAGAATTCCATCCATTCCCCTTAAGAATTCAGCGCGCTTTCTAATTATCGCGGTCTCAATTCCCGCAACCTTATCGATCTTCGCATCGAGCTCTTTCGCATTTATCTTACTTTCCTTCACACTCTGATGAAGCTCCCGGAAGATCGTCTGCCTTTCGTTCTCCAACTCTTCTATTTTACCGTCCTCACTGCGTAATCTCGGAAAAAACTTTTCCGCCTGTTTCTCGGTCAATTCTAATTCATCCGTCATCTTCCAGATACGGAGCATCTCCATTTTTTCCCGTCTCTGCTTCATCATCTTTCCACCCATCATTCCGGGGGGTTGGGCGGCAAGAATTCCCGGAACTAATATAACCGCAATATAAATCATCATTTTTTTCATATATTCACCTCTACAGTATCGATTCTTTGTATAAATTTGAGTAAAATTCCTCCCATTCTTCATCACTGAGATTTTCAATTCCGCTTAAGTCTTCATAATAGCCAAACAAATCAGCATTTCCCCATATTTCGTCTTCGATCATCTCCGACATCAATGCCCACTCTTCCGAGTCCAGCGATTCCATCAATCCGCCGAGAGAATATGCATCCGATTTTATCGACCCCGAATAATAGATCAGAGCCTCTTCTCCTGCAATTCCGTCTGAACCGGATCGGAGGTTATAAATTAGGATAGATGAAACGACAGTGACTACAACGAGTGAAAGAGCGGCAGTCCGGCGATAAGTCAACACTGACAGCAAATTAGATAATACCCCTGGTGCAGACTCGGATTTTTCCCTTATCCGCGGTACTAAGGAAGAAAAATACGCAGCCTCGGGAATATCAAAATAAGGTTCCTTATAGAGCTCGAAAGTGTTGTTTATTTTCGCCAGCTCGCCGGAGCATTCCGCACAGCCGACAAGATGAGAACTAACTTCCTCTTTCAACGTATCATCGATCTCGCCGAGACTGTAATCACTCAATATTGATTTGTAATATGAATGCTCTTTCATGTCAGCTCTGCTCCGCCGCTATCAGCTTCAGTTTGTTCAATGCCTGATGGAAATTTGCCCTCGAAGCGCTCTCGCTCGTTCCCATAATCTCCGATATCTCCCTGAACGACATGTCGTCGTACATCCTCAGGACAAATACCGCCCTCTGTTTTTCCGGCAAATTGCTCAAGCCTTCCCGTACGATCCTTCGCCGTTCTGCCTCGACGATTCTCTCCTCCGGCGATTTTTCGTTCGCTATGAGACGATTCGAATAATCCTCTAAAGAAACGCTGCTGAATATTTTTTTGCGCCTCGATCTGCTGAAAACGATGTTCAGCGCAATCCGCATCAGCCACGTTCCGACATCCGCTTCTCCCTTGAAACTCTTTATGTTCTTGTATGCTTTCAGAAACGTCTCCTGTATAATATCGTCTGTGTCTTCATGATTCCCAACCATTCCTCTGACGTTTTTGTAAATTCTCGGAGAATATTTAAGTACGATCTCATTAAATTCCCTTTCCTTTTTCTGGTCTTGCTCCTCAGGTATATCATCACCCATTCGTTGTCATTCCGTACATATAGTTAGACGCCTGAATGATAATTTCGTTTAAACGCCATTGCAATATGTTCCGTAAAACCCGCACTTATCACATGATGCCGGATTCTTTTCAAATTTCCCATTTTTCAGACTGTTCAGCACTGATTTTAAACGAAGGTCAAATTCGGAAAGAGTTTTATCATTAACCTTCAGGTCTTTGATAACTCCGGAATGCGTAAAGTAAATAAGAGTTTTCAACGGCAGCTCCCGTTGAATGGCATGTATTGCTTTTGCGTAAATCAGCAGCTGAGACTTATAATATTCAACTTTTTCGTCAATCCGTTTGCCCTCGACTCTATCCGTTTTATAATCCAAAAGAATCCAACCATCGCCTGATCTGTACATAAGATCAATTGTGCCCTCTATCAAAACGTCCTCAAAATTGAAGAAAAACGGTTCTTCGCGTTTTATGTCTTCGCTGTCAACCTTTATAAGCTCTTCGAAAATTTCCGTTTTCCTGAATTCTTCAATTATTCTCTGCAGCTCCTGAGCATAAACAGCTGATTTATCTTTTTCAATATTATACTCTCCGATTATTTTTTCGATTTCGCTCCCTGTCGATTCGATCTTGAAATCGGTCCGCTCGAATAGTTTATGCGCCATCTCCCCGAACTTCGGTCCCCCCGGTCCTGACGAGGCTTCACTCCCCTGCGGTCGGTTCAATTCCGGTTCTTTTACTCCATCAAGCTCTTTGAGGGAATATTTCCACTCGCATTCCTCATAAGCCAAGAGACCTGTCGGGGTCAGTTTTGACAGTTCCCGCTCAATCTCGATAGGTTTGACATAGTTAATCGATTTTTCGAACCCTGGAGGTAATTTCGGTGGGGCGCTTTTCTGCGGGTCTGAACTCGGTGCTTCAATTTCTCTTATCACCGGTATCTTTAGTCCGGAATAGTGAATCTCCTCTATTTCTTCCTCGTGACCCACGTCGAGACCATCCAAAATCTGCTGCAGCCATGTTCCGCTTCTTGGCGGTGACAGTGTGTCACCCTTCTTTTCTCGGGCGGACGCTAAAAAGAGATAGTCTCTTGCCCGGGTCATTGCGACGTATAATATCCTTTTTCGCTCGAATTCATCCTTTTTTTTATCCTTCAATTGCAGCAGCCAGGCCAGCGGATCTAAGTTTGCATCCTCACTCTCTCTAAGGCGAAATCCTATGCCAAAATTCGTGTCGTACCGTACCGGCTTGTTGGGATGAAGCACCTGCGCATTTAAATCCGGTAGTATAACAACAGGAAACTGCAGTCCTTTAGCGCCGTGTACGCTCAAGATCGAGACAACGTTATCCTCTTCCGCAGAGAGAGTCGCTTCACCCTCCCGGATATCCAGACTCGTTATACGGTCTATCATGTCCAATAGACCGCCGAATGAATTCGCCCCGGAATTTTCAAGATTTGAGATGATCTCGAGCAGTTTGTAAACGTTCAGCGCCTTTTGCTCTCCATTTTCCGATGCGAGAAGAAAAGGGATATAACTTATCTCATCGATAACCTTTTGGACGAACCTCGATACTCCAACAGTGTCCTTTGCCTCTCTCATTTCACTGAGCAACGTTACCGCCCTGTTCATCCTTGATTTGTCATCTCCGGAAAATTTTTCGCTCAGAGTTGAGTTTTTAAACTCGGATATGAAACTCCCGCCGGCGCCAAGCAGGAACAGAGCATTGTCAGATAGCCCTACAATTGGAGAGCGGAGCCATGAGGCAAGAGAATAATCATCGCCGCTGTATTCTATCGCGCGGAAAAAATTCAACAGGTCCATTATCTCAAACGAATTAAAAAAACCACGACTGCTCTTAACGTAAAAGGGAACGCCTGATTCCTTTAGACCGTCTAAATATGGTTGAATTTGAGTAAATCTCTGGAACAGCATACCAATATCCCTAAACTCGATCTTCCTCTTTTTCCCGTCTTTTCCAATTATAGTTTTATTACCGACCAACGATAAAATCTGACCGGCGATTATTTTTGCCTCCGCCTCCCTCACGGTTTTTTCTTCATCTTCTTCTAACACCGGCATCAACAACTGAATTTTCGGATCGTCGTTATGGGATTTTCTGTACTTTTGCGCAATTACATAACTGCCATCGCTGTCTCCGCCGCTTACTTTCAAGAAATTTGAAAAAAACGAGTTGAAGAAATCTATCAGCTCAGGCTG is a window from the Candidatus Neomarinimicrobiota bacterium genome containing:
- the nadC gene encoding carboxylating nicotinate-nucleotide diphosphorylase gives rise to the protein MEEVEELIERALKEDIGDGDLTTEIVLHEPRFSKASIISKEDGVLAGIEIAESVFRSIDDTLEIESFLEDGERFEKEAVLMRVKGNGSSMLTAERCALNFLGRLSGIASYTDKFVKAVENTDAVILDTRKTTPTLRSIEKYAVRAGGGSNHRMGLFDHILVKDNHAIWAGGVSKAVSNVLRAIGKNRELIEVIVEVKKREEVKEAMVRGVNRILLDNMTPEEVKEIRIDVPESWKIEVSGGVNLENVRAFAEAGVNFISIGALTHSPKTIDLSMLMDEV
- a CDS encoding Spy/CpxP family protein refolding chaperone, which produces MKKMMIYIAVILVPGILAAQPPGMMGGKMMKQRREKMEMLRIWKMTDELELTEKQAEKFFPRLRSEDGKIEELENERQTIFRELHQSVKESKINAKELDAKIDKVAGIETAIIRKRAEFLRGMDGILSTEQRAKFMVFRHRFKARMMDMMQEAHRRRPGKNKRNNR
- a CDS encoding alanine--glyoxylate aminotransferase family protein, whose amino-acid sequence is MLGPTIGHRSKEMSVLYEKIVGGIARILNTGGRVYLSSSTATGLMEAAIRNVVRKRCLNLICGSFGKLWHDIALSCGKEAVALEVEWGKAIKPEMVEEALSKGDYDAVCVTHNETSTGVINDLREIAEVVNGRDDVALLVDAVSSMVGTELEVDEWKLDVCFASVQKAWALPPGFAVATVSERALERSKEAVNKGYYLDFMVFEKYHKRSQTLSTASIPHMYALSMQIDDIIEEGLENRFERHRAMADKVRGWAGKHFDLFSEEGFRSPTITCIKNNQGIDVSRFIAKLSEKGYAIANGYGKLKEETFRIAHMGDVTPDDIDELITVLDSTLEELQ
- a CDS encoding HAD-IB family phosphatase translates to MIKNVIFDCDSTVTHAEGIDLLADMNNVWEEVSSLTRVSMESSSLSIDTYERRLQLVNPTLEQVQDLGDLYIANLSRDAKEVVNLLSEAGRNVFMVTGALQPAVNYLAHYLGIDYKNVFSVEIYFNQAGEYEGFDKSSPLVAKGGKSRVVKQIKENHGSSVLIGDGSNDIEAIGEVDLFIGYGGAVKRKKVLDASEIYIECNSFAPLIPLLMEENELEQYTKGTFRELIERGIALLSDSVVKRV
- a CDS encoding sigma-70 family RNA polymerase sigma factor encodes the protein MGDDIPEEQDQKKEREFNEIVLKYSPRIYKNVRGMVGNHEDTDDIIQETFLKAYKNIKSFKGEADVGTWLMRIALNIVFSRSRRKKIFSSVSLEDYSNRLIANEKSPEERIVEAERRRIVREGLSNLPEKQRAVFVLRMYDDMSFREISEIMGTSESASRANFHQALNKLKLIAAEQS
- a CDS encoding UvrD-helicase domain-containing protein, whose product is MELDKQQKKAIEHPEQPMAISAGAGSGKTRVLVERYMEIILTGAAKTDEILAITFTKKAAAELKSRVRERLIEVINKPASNTKKNFAESALATIESAPISTIHSFCQSVLKSYSLEAGLEPSFRVLESNESSIIADQVIRRVVSEFLRGEEESGRTLIRYIGLPGVRSLSETALRDRYRLSGALSRVSELAAAGKLEEAVEDMFNEEFNEFFTAPELTVAFENLSECVPLNDTDAIAKIRLKVLDARSKLQDGTPMGSKLDILFEIAGSIVLKAGSKSSWENGEFKQAKESLKIIRNRVLEFIPGGKESVRLADIDILSTLHMGAKDLTEKIFREYDSVLSGAAALDYNGLLHKTMTLLREKRNIADHYRMKFKQVLVDEFQDTDDLQMEIIKTLIRGEDKPPVLFMVGDENQSIYKFRGAEVSNFRKMMHDTGIEKPEHISNNYRSQPELIDFFNSFFSNFLKVSGGDSDGSYVIAQKYRKSHNDDPKIQLLMPVLEEDEEKTVREAEAKIIAGQILSLVGNKTIIGKDGKKRKIEFRDIGMLFQRFTQIQPYLDGLKESGVPFYVKSSRGFFNSFEIMDLLNFFRAIEYSGDDYSLASWLRSPIVGLSDNALFLLGAGGSFISEFKNSTLSEKFSGDDKSRMNRAVTLLSEMREAKDTVGVSRFVQKVIDEISYIPFLLASENGEQKALNVYKLLEIISNLENSGANSFGGLLDMIDRITSLDIREGEATLSAEEDNVVSILSVHGAKGLQFPVVILPDLNAQVLHPNKPVRYDTNFGIGFRLRESEDANLDPLAWLLQLKDKKKDEFERKRILYVAMTRARDYLFLASAREKKGDTLSPPRSGTWLQQILDGLDVGHEEEIEEIHYSGLKIPVIREIEAPSSDPQKSAPPKLPPGFEKSINYVKPIEIERELSKLTPTGLLAYEECEWKYSLKELDGVKEPELNRPQGSEASSGPGGPKFGEMAHKLFERTDFKIESTGSEIEKIIGEYNIEKDKSAVYAQELQRIIEEFRKTEIFEELIKVDSEDIKREEPFFFNFEDVLIEGTIDLMYRSGDGWILLDYKTDRVEGKRIDEKVEYYKSQLLIYAKAIHAIQRELPLKTLIYFTHSGVIKDLKVNDKTLSEFDLRLKSVLNSLKNGKFEKNPASCDKCGFYGTYCNGV